The genomic region ATGGCGATGGCGATCAGCCCGGCCAACAGCACCATGAAGATCAGCCGCGTGCGCTCGGGGTTGAGCCCTTCGGCCTGGGCGATTTCCTCGGAAACCGTGCCGGCGAGCATGGGCCGCCAGAGGCAGCCCAGAACGGCCAGGACGGCGATGCCGCCGCCATAGATCAGCGCCAGATCGGTGACCGAGACGGCGAGAATGTCGCCGAACAAAAGCCCCATCAGATCGATGCGCACATGCGGCATCAGCGACACCAGCACCAGGCCCAGCGCCAGGGTGGAGTGGCTCAAAAGCCCGAGAAGGGAGTCGGCTGAAAGCGTGCCGCGGCGCTGCAGGAAACCGAGCAGCAGGGCGATTAGCACGGCGATGGCAAAGACGCCCGCGATGGGGGAAAAGGAAAAGAACAGGGCCAGGGCAACCCCGAGAATGGCCGAATGGGCCATGGTGTCACCGAAATAGGCCATGCGCCGCCAGACGATGAAACTGCCCAGCGGCCCGGTGACCGCCGCCAGCCCCACGCCGGCGAGAAGCGCGCGGGTGAAAAAGCTCTCAAGCATGCTTATGGCCCTCATGCTCGCAATGGGGCCCATGGGCGTGGTGATCGAAATGAAGCTGGCCGGTGGCATCGCGCACCGATCCGTCGGGAAGGTGGGCGTGGTCGTGCTCATGGCGGTAGAAGGCCAGCGTCTGGGCGGCGCGCGGGCCGAACAGGGCCGCATATTCGCCGCTGGCGGCCACGGTCTCGGGCGAACCCTGGCAGCAGACATGTCCGTTGAGACAAATCACCGTATCGGTGCGGGCCATCACCACATGCAGATCGTGGGAGATGAGCAGGACGCCGCAGCCGGTCTGGTCACGGATGGTGCCGATGAGGTCGTAAAGCGCCACTTCGCCGGAGAAATCGACGCCCTGGACGGGCTCGTCGAGAACAAGCAGATCGGGCTTGCCGATGATGGCGCGGGCGATGAGCGCGCGCTGGAATTCCCCGCCCGAAAGGGAATGGACCTGGGCGCGGGCGAGATGGGGGATGCCGACGATGGCAAGCGCCTCGGCGATCTCGGACTTGCCGTGCCGACCGGTCAATCCCATCAGCCGCTCGACCGTCATGGGAAGAGAGCGGTCCATGGCGATTTTTTGCGGCACATAGCCGATTTTGAGTCTTGGCGCGCGCCAGACGGTGCCTTCGTCGGGTTTTAGGATGCCCAGCGCGGTCTTGACCGTGGTTGACTTGCCCGAGCCATTGGGGCCGATCAGGGTCACGATCTCGCCGCGGGCGATGGCCATATCGACCCCGCGCACCAGCCAGCGGCCGTCGCGGGCAACGCCGATGCCCTGGACCTTGACGATATCGTCGCGTTGGGGCGCCACGAAATTTTTCATGCCTTGTTCAGCCCTTGTTGGCTGCGGAGTCCGGGCAGCAGGCGGGCAACCAGTTGGCTCGGACGCGCGTTTAGCGGATTGACAGCGATAGCAACGTTATAGCATTACATCGCAGTGTAATGTCATAACATAGTTGCCCGGAGCCGTTCCGACAATGCCCAATAAAGTCCTTTGTGCTCTTGCGCCTGCCATCGCGGCGCTTTTTTCAGCCACGCCGGCTCTGGCCGCGCCTCAGGTGGTCGCCACCATCAAGCCGCTGCACTCGCTGGTTTCCGGCGTCATGGAGGGCGTGGGCGAGCCGCTATTGCTGATCGAGGGCGCAGCCAGCCCGCACGGGTTTTCCATGCGCCCGTCAGACGCCGCCAAGCTCGAAAGCGCCGAGATCGTCTTCTGGATCGGGGAGGGCATGGAAACCTTTCTCGCCGGGCCGCTGGACACGCTGGCCTCGGACGCAACGCAAGTCGAGATGATGGCGGTGGAAGGGATTTCCATTCTTCCGTTGCGCGAAGGCGGGCTGTTCGAACCCCATAGCCACGGGGACGAGGATCACGCCCATGGCGAAGGTGAGGCGCACGATCACGACCATCACCATGAGCACGGGGACGCTCATATCTGGCTCGATCCGCAGAATGCCCGGCTGATGGTGGCGGCGATTGCCGATGCGTTGATCGCGGCCGACCCGGACAACGCCGAGGCCTATAATGCCAATGGCCAGGAGTTGGCAGCTCGTCTCGACCAACTCCAGCAGGAGATCGATGCACAGATCGCGCCGGCGCGGGGCAAGCCGTTCTTCGTCTTCCATGATGCCTATCATGCCTTCGAGAACCGCTTCGATATCGAAGCGACCGGCAGCTTTACGGTCAATCCCGAAGTCTCGCCCGGTGCCGGCCGGCTGACGGAAATCCAGGGTGTCGTGGCCGAGACGGGCGCTGCTTGCCTGTTCGCCGAACCGCAATTTTCTCCGCAGGTGATCGAAACGGTAGCCGAGGGAACCGGTGCCCGGATCGGAACGCTCGATCCGCTCGGCGCCGAGATCGCGGACGGACCGGATCTCTATTTCACGCTGATCGAAACCATGGCGACCAGCCTTACAGATTGCCTCGCCGACTGATCCGGTTTGCCTGCCGGATCGGCTTGGCCGGGGCATCAGGGACGGGAGCTTGCGGTGAGCTCCCGTCCCGCCCTCCTTCTCCAAAGATACTGCGCTGCCGGGACCCCTCTGGCCTTGGCTTTGCAAAATTTTGTTATGTTATACCATTTAGAAAGGAAGACGAAATGCGTTCAATCTCCTTGCACGCCGCGCTGTTGGCCGGCCTGGCCCTGCCCGGTTCGGTTCTGGCCGATGAGGTGACCCTTTATCGCGCCTTCGTCGCCGATCAGGCCGAGAACACGGTCAGCGTCGTCGATCTCGAGGCCGGCGAAGTGATCGAGGCCTTCACGCTCGAAGGGCCGGCGCGGCTCTATGGGACCTCGAGCGGGCAGACCGTCTTTGCCGTCCAGGGCGACAACGATATCGTGCAGGCGATCTCGACCGGGGTCGTGATCGACGATCACGGGGACCACGGCGATATCGAGATCAGCGACCCCAGCCTCATCGACGGTTCGGTCGAGGGTGACTATCCGGTCCACTTCGTTGAGCATCACGGACAGATCGCGCTGTTTTTCGACAATGAAGGAGTGGCCAAGATCATCGATGAATCCGGTTTCGGGACCGATGAACCGCGGGTTGTCTCTTCGAGCGCGCCCCATCACGGGGTCGCGGCGGCCTATGGCGACCATGTGCTGATCACCGAGCCGCATCCGGAAGACCCGTCCAATCTGCCCGTGGGGATCAATGTCCTTGACGGTGACGACAACCCGATCGGGGAAACCCATGCATGTCCCGGTTTGCATGGGGAGGCAAGCTCGGGCAATCTGCTCGCCATCGCTTGCGAAACCGGGCTGCTGCTGGTCACCGACAGCGCCGAAGGGCCGCAGGTGAGCCATCTCCCCTATGCCGACGATCTGCCCGAGGGCAAGGTTTCCACGCTCCTGGGCGGGGTCGGCATTCAGTACTTCCTGGGCAATTTCGGTGCCGACCGGGTGGTGGTGATCGACCCGGCGGAAGAAAGCTTCAACCTCATCGACTTGCCCACGCGCCGGGTTCACTTCGCTGTCGATAACGTGCGGCCGCAATATGCCTATATCTTCACCGAGGACGGCGATTTGCACCGGCTCAATACGCTTTCGGGGCAATTCGAGGGCAAGCTGACGCTGACCGAACCCTATTCCATGGACGGCCATTGGGCCGATCCGCGGCCGCGCATCGCGGTGGCGGGCGATGAAATCCTGGTGACCGACCCGAGGGAGAGCACCATTCACCGCGTCGACGCGCAAGCGTTCGAGCCGGCGGGCGGGATCGCCGTGCCCGGATTGCCCTATGAAATCGTCGTCGCCGGCGGTTCGGGCGCTGTCCACTGATCTTGAGAGGCCGCCTCCGGGCGGCCTTTTACTTGATGGGCCCCTTGAAGATGAAGAAGGCACCCAGGGCGATAAAGCCGAAGCCCAGGACGTGGTTGAGGGTGAATTTTTCGCCCAGATAGAAGATGGCAAAGAGCGCGAAGACCGAAAGCGAGATCACTTCCTGAATGGTCTTGAGTTCGGCGGCTGAGTAGACGCCATAGCCGATCCGGTTGGCAGGCACGGCGAGCCAGTATTCAAAAAAGGCGATGCCCCAGCTCACCAGCACGACCGTCCAAAGCGCTGTGGCGGGGAATTTCAGATGCCCGTACCAAGCGAAGGTCATAAAGACGTTCGAGGCGATGAGCAGGAGGATGGGAGCGAAAAGGGAAGCGAGCGAAGGGGTTGCAGCAAGGGTGGCGGGCATCGATGGGGCTCACGCAAAAGCCCGCCACGATGGCGGGCTGGCATGGGCCTATCCAGTGCGCCTGAGCGGGGGAAAATCAAGCGCAATGTTAAGAAAAAGAGCAACCGTCGAGACGTTGGCAAGCGCTGCTGCTGGATTCCGGGAATAAATCCCGGAATAACATGGTGGTGGGGAGGTGAGCGGTGCCTGGAACGACCGCCTGCATTGGATCATTTCTAAACTTCGCCCCTGATGTGCGGGCGCACCTTGCCGCGGTAGAACTCGGTGAGCTGGGCGTGCACCTCGCTCGAAAGCTCGGGCAGGTCGCTCGCTTCCGCATTGACGCCGATCTGCTCGGGGTTGGAGACGCCGGTGATGATGGTGGATACCGCGTCATGATCCAAGATCCAGCGCAGGGCGAAAAGGCTCATGCGCTGACCTTCGGGCACGAAGCCGCGCAATTGGTCGGCAAGGTCGACCCCGGTTTCGAACGGGATGCCGCCGAAGGTTTCCCCGACCGAAAAGGCCTGCCCGTCGCGATTGTAGCTGCGGTGGTCGGTGGGGGAGAATTCGGTCTCGCGCGTGTATTTGCCAGAGAGCAGGCCCGACGCGAGGGGGAGGCGCACGATGATACCGACATCGCGCTGCTTGGCCTTTTCCAGCAGCCCGTCGGCGGCGTCCTGGCGGAAGAGGTTGAAGATGATCTGCAGGGTGGAGAGCCCATCCTGCTCAAGGCAGATCTCGGCCTCTTCGATGGTTTCGACGCTGGCGCCCCAGTTTTTAACGAGACCCTCGGCCTGAAGCTCATCCATCCAGGAAAAGATCTCGCCGGCTTCGAGCACGTCGCGCGGCACGCAATGGAGCTGGGCAAGGTCGATGGTATCGACGAGCAGCCGGCGCGCCGATTCCTCGAGGCTGTCCTTGATGCCGCCCTTTGTGTACTTGTCCGGGTAGAGCGCGGACGAGCGGCCGACCTTGGTGGCGACCACCAGATCTTCGGGCTTGCCGTAAAAGGTGCCGATGCGGTGTTCGGAGAGCCCATTGCCATAGACGTCGGCGGTGTCCCAGAAATTGACGCCCAGCCGGGCGGCGTTGGCGAGAATGGTCGAGGCCTCGGTGTCTTCGATCGGTCCGAAATCGCCCCCCAATTGCCAGCAGCCCAGCCCGATTTCCGAAACCCAAAGGCCCGTTTTCCCCAACCGCCGCATCTTCATGGTCGTCGTCTCTCCGGTTTGCCGTTTCGTGATAAGCGAGCCCGCCCCCCGATGCAATTGACTCGAACTTAATGGGCGTGTCAGAGGTTAAACCGTGTTGGTTCCCCTTTCGTTGCAAGAGTCGGGAGGGGAAGCAAAAGGGAACACGGTGCGGACGACCCTTGACGGGGCCAATGCCGTGGCTGCCCCCGCAACTGTAAGTCGCGATGGATCATCTCCGAAACGCCACTGGCCGACATGGCCGGGAAGGGGAGGCGATCCGGCCGAGCGGCGAGCCAGGAGACCTGCCAGCACGTCCGGACGCGGCTTTCAAACGGGAGCCTCGTGCATCACTCAATTCCCGCGTCGGGTGGACGCGCAAGAGGCTTAAACTATGACAGAGACTAAGATTCCGACCACCGTGATCACGGGGTTCCTGGGCGCCGGCAAGACGACGCTGGTGCGCCACCTGCTCGGCCACGCCAAGGGCAAGCGCATCGCGCTCATCATCAACGAATTCGGCGATATCGGGGTGGATAAAGATGTCCTTGCGGGGTGCGGTGACGAGACGTGCCGCGAAGAGGACATGATCGAACTGGCGAATGGCTGCATCTGCTGTACGGTGGCCGACGATTTCATCCCCACCATGAAGGCGATCCTCGCCCGGCCCGATCGGCCGGACCATATCGTCATCGAAACCTCGGGGCTCGCCCTGCCCCAGCCGCTGATCCGCGCCTTCAACTGGCCCGAGATCAAGGCGGAAGTGACGATCGACGGCGTTGTGACTGTTGCCGACGCGGCGGCGCTCGCCGAGGGGCGGTTCGCCGCCAATGAAGCGGCAGTGGACGCCCAGCGCCGACTCGACGAGATGCTCGACCACGACACCCCGCTGGGCGAATTGTTCGAGGACCAGCTGGTGGCCGCCGACATGATCGTGCTCAATAAGACCGACCTTGTGGACGAGGCCGTGCTCGATGCCGTGGAGGCCCAATTGCGCAAGCATATGCGCAAGGGCACCTCCATTGTGCGGGCGGCCAACGGGCATGTGGATGCCATGGCGCTTCTGGGCCTGGGGATCGGGTCCGAAGATGATCTTTCCGGCCGCGAAAGCCATCATGAGATGGATCATGGCGGGGAAGGCCACGAGCACGACGATTTCGATTCCTTTTCGGTGACGCTGCCGTCCGGGCCGGGGCGCGACCAGTTGCTGACGGCGATCGCCGACACCATCGCCACCCATGACGTGCTGCGCCTCAAAGGCTTTGCCGCCATCCCCGGCGCCAAGGCGCGGCTGGCCATCCAGGCGGTAGGGCCGAGGGTTAACGCCTATTTCGACCGAGAATGGAATGCCGATGAAGAACGGCTCACCCGCCTCGTCGTGATCGGGGAAAGCCCGCTGGCGCGCGAAGAGATTGAAGCGAGCCTCCAGAAGGTGATGCAGGCCGCCTGATTGGGCGTCACGCTAACCGCCTCGATTCCGGTTTATCCTCGCTTTCGGGCGGATCGGTACAATCCGTCCGCAAGCGGCAACCGGTAGGAGCATGGCCCATGGCTCGCGAACAGATCAGCTTTACCACCTGCAATCTCTATAACCTCAACAGGCCCGGCCTTCCCATCTATCAGGGCGAGGGCTGGACCCAGGTCCAGTATGACGAAAAGATCTCCTGGCTGGGCATCGCGCTCGAGGTGATGGCGGCAGACGTGATCGGCTTTCAAGAACTCTGGCATGCCGGGGCGCTCGACGACGCGCTGATGGCGGCGGGGTTGGAGACCAGTCACAGAGCGCTGGTGCCCCAGGGACACGAGGGGCAGGGCATCGTCTGCGCGGCGGCGGTGCGTTCCGAATGGCTGGTGGGCGAGCCCGAATGGATCGCCGATTTCCCCGAAAATTTCCGGCTGCAAAGCCAGGGCGACGATCCGCAGACGCCCCAGATCGATGTTTCCAT from Pelagibacterium sp. 26DY04 harbors:
- a CDS encoding metal ABC transporter permease produces the protein MLESFFTRALLAGVGLAAVTGPLGSFIVWRRMAYFGDTMAHSAILGVALALFFSFSPIAGVFAIAVLIALLLGFLQRRGTLSADSLLGLLSHSTLALGLVLVSLMPHVRIDLMGLLFGDILAVSVTDLALIYGGGIAVLAVLGCLWRPMLAGTVSEEIAQAEGLNPERTRLIFMVLLAGLIAIAMKILGVLLITAMLIIPATAARRLARTPEQMALYAALGGVAAVLAGLWASLHFDTPSGPSIVVAALGVFAITSILPIEAFPANADSNSAAGSKGAVSQ
- a CDS encoding metal ABC transporter ATP-binding protein, encoding MKNFVAPQRDDIVKVQGIGVARDGRWLVRGVDMAIARGEIVTLIGPNGSGKSTTVKTALGILKPDEGTVWRAPRLKIGYVPQKIAMDRSLPMTVERLMGLTGRHGKSEIAEALAIVGIPHLARAQVHSLSGGEFQRALIARAIIGKPDLLVLDEPVQGVDFSGEVALYDLIGTIRDQTGCGVLLISHDLHVVMARTDTVICLNGHVCCQGSPETVAASGEYAALFGPRAAQTLAFYRHEHDHAHLPDGSVRDATGQLHFDHHAHGPHCEHEGHKHA
- the znuA gene encoding zinc ABC transporter substrate-binding protein ZnuA — its product is MPNKVLCALAPAIAALFSATPALAAPQVVATIKPLHSLVSGVMEGVGEPLLLIEGAASPHGFSMRPSDAAKLESAEIVFWIGEGMETFLAGPLDTLASDATQVEMMAVEGISILPLREGGLFEPHSHGDEDHAHGEGEAHDHDHHHEHGDAHIWLDPQNARLMVAAIADALIAADPDNAEAYNANGQELAARLDQLQQEIDAQIAPARGKPFFVFHDAYHAFENRFDIEATGSFTVNPEVSPGAGRLTEIQGVVAETGAACLFAEPQFSPQVIETVAEGTGARIGTLDPLGAEIADGPDLYFTLIETMATSLTDCLAD
- the aztD gene encoding zinc metallochaperone AztD; this encodes MRSISLHAALLAGLALPGSVLADEVTLYRAFVADQAENTVSVVDLEAGEVIEAFTLEGPARLYGTSSGQTVFAVQGDNDIVQAISTGVVIDDHGDHGDIEISDPSLIDGSVEGDYPVHFVEHHGQIALFFDNEGVAKIIDESGFGTDEPRVVSSSAPHHGVAAAYGDHVLITEPHPEDPSNLPVGINVLDGDDNPIGETHACPGLHGEASSGNLLAIACETGLLLVTDSAEGPQVSHLPYADDLPEGKVSTLLGGVGIQYFLGNFGADRVVVIDPAEESFNLIDLPTRRVHFAVDNVRPQYAYIFTEDGDLHRLNTLSGQFEGKLTLTEPYSMDGHWADPRPRIAVAGDEILVTDPRESTIHRVDAQAFEPAGGIAVPGLPYEIVVAGGSGAVH
- a CDS encoding DMT family protein is translated as MPATLAATPSLASLFAPILLLIASNVFMTFAWYGHLKFPATALWTVVLVSWGIAFFEYWLAVPANRIGYGVYSAAELKTIQEVISLSVFALFAIFYLGEKFTLNHVLGFGFIALGAFFIFKGPIK
- a CDS encoding aldo/keto reductase, which codes for MKMRRLGKTGLWVSEIGLGCWQLGGDFGPIEDTEASTILANAARLGVNFWDTADVYGNGLSEHRIGTFYGKPEDLVVATKVGRSSALYPDKYTKGGIKDSLEESARRLLVDTIDLAQLHCVPRDVLEAGEIFSWMDELQAEGLVKNWGASVETIEEAEICLEQDGLSTLQIIFNLFRQDAADGLLEKAKQRDVGIIVRLPLASGLLSGKYTRETEFSPTDHRSYNRDGQAFSVGETFGGIPFETGVDLADQLRGFVPEGQRMSLFALRWILDHDAVSTIITGVSNPEQIGVNAEASDLPELSSEVHAQLTEFYRGKVRPHIRGEV
- the cobW gene encoding cobalamin biosynthesis protein CobW, which translates into the protein MTETKIPTTVITGFLGAGKTTLVRHLLGHAKGKRIALIINEFGDIGVDKDVLAGCGDETCREEDMIELANGCICCTVADDFIPTMKAILARPDRPDHIVIETSGLALPQPLIRAFNWPEIKAEVTIDGVVTVADAAALAEGRFAANEAAVDAQRRLDEMLDHDTPLGELFEDQLVAADMIVLNKTDLVDEAVLDAVEAQLRKHMRKGTSIVRAANGHVDAMALLGLGIGSEDDLSGRESHHEMDHGGEGHEHDDFDSFSVTLPSGPGRDQLLTAIADTIATHDVLRLKGFAAIPGAKARLAIQAVGPRVNAYFDREWNADEERLTRLVVIGESPLAREEIEASLQKVMQAA